One segment of Leptospira langatensis DNA contains the following:
- a CDS encoding lysoplasmalogenase, translating to MIYIAFPILALFHLVVVAYWPDVFLLRLFSKIAPIVLLIVSSVWEEKWKTRAGIWLVIGLVFSLIGDTFLALPDNYFVLGLGSFLIAQVSYAICFSIGNPVHLIRLFPFLIFGAGYYSWLLPGIGAALQIPVAVYVTAICIMGWRSTAREVSPRDRILGILGALSFILSDSLIALGQFTSVRLPLHGVWIMGTYYLAQVLIYLSQEEE from the coding sequence ATGATTTACATTGCATTCCCAATTTTAGCCCTTTTTCATTTGGTAGTAGTCGCATATTGGCCCGATGTGTTTCTACTTCGTTTGTTTTCTAAGATAGCGCCCATCGTTCTTCTTATTGTGAGCAGTGTTTGGGAAGAAAAATGGAAAACGAGAGCAGGGATCTGGCTCGTCATCGGTTTGGTGTTCTCATTGATCGGGGATACCTTCTTGGCTCTTCCGGATAATTACTTCGTTCTTGGACTCGGAAGTTTTCTGATCGCGCAGGTTTCCTATGCGATCTGTTTCTCCATCGGGAACCCTGTACATTTGATTCGACTCTTTCCTTTCCTGATCTTCGGTGCTGGATATTATTCCTGGTTGCTTCCAGGGATCGGAGCCGCATTGCAAATCCCCGTAGCGGTTTACGTGACAGCCATCTGCATTATGGGATGGAGATCCACAGCTCGGGAAGTTTCTCCTAGAGATCGGATCCTCGGAATTCTAGGTGCTTTGAGTTTCATACTTTCCGATTCCCTGATCGCTTTAGGACAATTCACTTCGGTCCGACTTCCTCTTCATGGCGTTTGGATCATGGGAACGTATTATTTGGCTCAGGTACTTATTTATCTTTCTCAAGAAGAAGAATAA
- a CDS encoding TerC/Alx family metal homeostasis membrane protein, whose product MISFSQKDSTLFLIFSVLVGLLIYLDLFVLNKKAHKLSIRESGYWTMFWVTLAFSFALLVYIFHQDPNQPGLAKEKTLEFLAGYLLEYSLSVDNLFVFIMIFAKFRISAQHQPMILKWGIIGALIFRAIMIFSGAELVSRFEWILYLFGLLLLYSAWKMFFHKEEEDEFDPEKMKLLMYAKKILPMTHTFHPEKFMVKEHGKHVFTSTFLILIVVEFSDILFAVDSIPAIFSITQDSFIIYTSNVFAILGLRSLFFLLGGVMELFVHLKKGVALLLAFVGVKLLLPSFSGYLFGRVIHVSIELSLIVILATLVISILVSLPHYMQTKKERP is encoded by the coding sequence ATGATTTCGTTTAGCCAAAAAGATTCTACACTTTTTCTGATTTTTTCCGTTCTGGTAGGCCTTTTGATCTATTTAGATCTATTTGTTCTAAATAAAAAGGCACATAAGCTCTCTATCCGAGAGTCTGGCTACTGGACTATGTTCTGGGTGACTCTGGCCTTCAGCTTTGCCCTGCTTGTTTATATCTTTCACCAAGATCCGAACCAACCGGGACTCGCGAAAGAAAAGACTCTGGAATTCCTAGCGGGATATCTTCTAGAATATTCTCTTTCCGTTGATAACCTTTTTGTGTTCATCATGATCTTCGCGAAGTTCCGGATATCGGCTCAGCACCAACCCATGATCTTGAAATGGGGGATTATTGGCGCACTTATCTTTAGAGCGATCATGATCTTCTCCGGTGCGGAACTTGTTTCCCGTTTCGAATGGATCCTCTATCTGTTCGGACTTCTCCTTTTATATTCCGCTTGGAAGATGTTCTTTCATAAGGAAGAGGAGGATGAGTTCGATCCGGAGAAGATGAAACTTCTTATGTATGCCAAGAAGATCCTACCGATGACTCATACCTTCCATCCGGAAAAGTTCATGGTGAAAGAGCATGGCAAACACGTCTTCACTTCTACCTTCCTCATTTTGATCGTGGTGGAGTTCAGTGATATTCTTTTTGCGGTGGATTCCATTCCTGCGATCTTCTCAATTACCCAAGACAGTTTTATCATCTATACTTCGAATGTGTTCGCCATTTTAGGTCTTAGATCCTTGTTCTTCCTCTTAGGAGGAGTGATGGAACTGTTCGTACATTTGAAGAAGGGAGTGGCACTTCTTCTTGCGTTTGTGGGAGTGAAGCTTCTTCTTCCTTCTTTCTCAGGTTACTTGTTCGGAAGAGTGATCCATGTCTCTATCGAACTTTCTTTGATCGTGATCCTGGCTACCTTAGTGATCTCAATCCTAGTCTCCCTTCCCCATTACATGCAGACAAAAAAGGAACGTCCGTAG